The sequence caagtagctgggataataggcatgcaccaaccactgcactcagcttgatcatccatcttttaaaaatcttaataacTGGcctaggtggaaggatcactctagtccagaagtttgaggctacagtgagctataatcatgccactgcactccagcctgggtaatagagcaagatcctgtctctttaaaacaacaacaacaacaacaacaacaacaacacactaATTATGTCAAATTCTTAAATGGAGGTTTTTTTGACACTTTGTACCAAAAAACAAGGGCAACGATTTATATGGTAGCTATTGTCACAGGATTCTTCAAGCTCCACTTAAGAATTCTGCATAAGGCTGGGGGCCTGTAATGCCAGaactgggaggcccaggcaggccgatgtttgagctcaggagtttgagaccagcctaggcaactaggcaatatagtgaaaccgactctacagaaaatacaaaaattagctgggtgtggtggcatgtctgcagtcccagctattcgggagggaggctgaggtgggaggatcgcgtgAGCCTGgaaggcgcaggttgcagtgagctgagatcacgccactgcactccagcctgggtgacagagtaagaccgtctccaaaaaaaagaaaaggaggaaaaaaaaaaagactgctccATAATTATGACTCTAGAGCCAAACTACATAGTTTTACATttgtatgcctcagtttctctgcattaaaaaatgataatatttagCTCACAGGGTTATTCTAAGAAGTAAATGAGTTGATTTATGTAAATTGCTTGTAACAATGcctatggccaggcacagtggctcacacctgtaatcccagcactttaggaggctcaggcgggcggatcacttgagatcaggagttcgagaccagcctggccaacatggtaaaacccagtctctactaaaaatacaaaaaagtagctgggtatgttggcaggtgcctgtaatcctagctactccggaggctgaggcaagagaatcacctgaacctgggaggtggaggttgcagtgagtggaggtcacactactgcactccagcctaggaaacggagtgagactctgtctcaagaagaaacaaataaaccaacaaaaaccACAATGCCTTGCACATAGTGTATGTTGAGTAAGAATAAGCTTTTaataagcttttttcttttagagatgaggtctctctgctgcccaggctagagtacagtgttgggatcacaactcactgcagcctccatctcttgggctcaaacaatcctcctgactcagcttccgagtagctggaactagaggcgcatgccaccatgccccactatgAAAACACCTTTATTAGTCTTTAGATGACATAGAGGAAAAGACTAGGGGATTGACACTGATTCACTGTAACCTTGTGCTTATCACTTCCTTCTTTCTACCAAATATTCACTGAATACCAACCGCAGGGGACTGTGCTAGTGCTCTTAGGGAAACATATTTGGACTACAGGTAGAGTCTCTTCTCAAGAAACTTTCACTTAAGACCTTATATTCTATcatcttcatttcctcatctgaaagaaTAAGGGGTATATTAGATTTCACAAACAGGCATCAGAAGTCATTAGTTCTGGGAGATCTCTACTGAGGTAAATCATTTTTAAGATTTCTTCCAGTTCAGTCTGTTCTACTCAGTCTGAGAACAATTTATGAAATTCTATGCACGCTTTCCCTAAACTGCTGAGTAAAGCAGCCTGTGATAAGGGTTAAGACATGACTGagagggctggacacagtggctcacgcctgtaatcccagcactttaggaggccaagacgggtggatcacctgaggtcaggagttcgagaccagcctggcaaacatggtgaaaccctgtctctactaaaaatacaaaaattagctgggtgtggtggtgtgcacctgtaatcccagctactcaggaggcggaggttgcagtgagccaagaccacgccattacactccagcctgggcagcaagagtgaaactccatctcaaaaaaaaaaaaaaaaaaaaaaaaaaaaaaaaaggcatgactGACAGGTCACATTTTCCATGTGTATGTTTTTCCCATTTCATCTTATAAAGACATTCAATGACTTTTCTAAGGTCATAAAGCAAGAAAATAGCAGTCAGGGCCTGACTTGTGTTCCCCGCCTACAAATTCacatattaaacacacacactgaACATCACTCTATTATAAGAATACAACCAGATTGACTGGGCATCTTCATTACTGTTTTTACCAAAAGCAAATCACAAAATTCTATGTATCAGAATCATATAATTTTGAAGCTGAAAGAGACTTGGAAGTGTACTAGTGCTTTTACTTTAATTTCGAGAgttctgaggcccagagaggttaagggacAGGCCTAAGCCAATGCCTGACATGGAACCAGGAACCAAGGGCTCTACACTTCTAACTCAGCGCTATCTTCACCAACTCAAACAAAAACAGATCTGAAGtcacaacagcagcaacaaaaatcCCAATAAATGGCaaacaaatttcatttaaaactaCTGACCTCCACTATTAACAAATTGATGACGCCAACAGAGATAGGCAGAATCCACGTGGAGTCCGGTACAGTGAGGTCAGGAAACCACAGAATCCCACCAGTAGCTAACTGCTCCTGAACAGAAAAACCTGCTAAaacagttttataaataaaacaatagaagTCCTAAAAAtagcagagaaaaatatataagatataaataagTAGTCTGACAATTCCAATAAGGTGTCCCTCACAGGAAACAGCTGCACTGGATTTATTCCAGTTTTTCActcacaatatatatattttttctcaatacaaaatgttctcaacacaaccAATCTGTTTACAGTTAAGACTTTAAATTCTATACCCTTATAAGGAAGATAGTAAACACATCCTAATTATGAAAAGtatgcttggttttttttttttttttagtacaaagACAATGTTAGAGAAAttctttggaagaaaacataCAATAATTACCTTCTGAATGTGCTGCCCCTGTGCTTAAATTCCGgagagcaaaagacatgaagatcCACATTGGAAGTTGAATCCAAACCAACACAGTGGCTTTGAAAGGGTGGCAGTTATCTCGCACATATAGCTCTGAAATTAGCCTCCTCATATTCTTTAGATAAGTGAGCCTAGATTGAGGTTAGTGGAAAAAAACGGGAAAGAGAAAATGTCATCTAAGAATCGTGCTTTATTTCCATAGAACAAATAGCACCTGCTGTAGTTATTAGCTAAAGGATTCGTATAAGGGTTTCAGCTGTCACAGTCATGTCAAGGAGTTGCCTAAACAACAGGCAAATAAAGCCTTTTATCAAAACTTCTACAGTATGGTACACAAGTTACATAACAATCTGCAACTGTCAGAATACAGGCTTTGTCTCTGGTGGTCTTTGGCTGATTAGgctttaaaagtaaatttcactACTGACATGGTATAACTACAATTAATATTGGAAATATGGACGCTAAAAGCAAACTTTAATCAAATCTCTCCACTCCCACCAAACTTAATCACTTCATCCCTGAATATACCTTTCGGAGCTATGTGGTTTTATACTGTGTATGCTCTTGGCCTGTCAAAATAGTCTCCATTTTTCAATCAACTATCtcacaaagatatttttaatctGTTTCTCTGTTAACTATATTAGTTACtactgttttttttcctgaaattttactttttagaataCAGTCTTCCTTCAGGTTCAAGAGAATaggagttaaaaaacaaaaactaaagtaTTCTTAGTTTAGGGGACagtgttctattttattcatctttaaatcTCCTGTATCATACATTTTGTACAGAGGAGGCATTCAATAGTTTTTCTGAATTTAGTCAAATTATAGTGTATAATAAGACAGTACACAAAGACATTCTAAGTCCCCCATAATTTCACATTTGCCTATTCTTCCAATTTTATCTTGTTACTCCTCTAGACACCTGCATATTCTGGTCTGAATGACTTTAGTTCATCCAACAAATCAGACTTCCACATAGGCATGCCTTTGGAAGTACCGTATTGTATCACTGTGTGGAAAGCCCACTTTCCTGGCTGTCCATCTGACACACTGTCTTTCACCCTTCAAGGCTCAATACTATTGAAAATGCAGGAAGCTGGCCAACACTGTGgcttgcacttgtaatcccagctacttgggaggccgaagtgggaggactgcttgaggccaggagtttgagaccagcctgagccacacagggagactctgccttgttcaaaagaaaaagaaaagaaaagaaaatgtcagaagCCCTCAGATGTTTCCTCCTAGAAAAAAACATCTGTAAGGCTGTATCTGGACAACCATCCTGCCAGTACTGCTTAAGCAAGGTGCCACAAGTCTTATCTAAGCTGCGTTGATAGACCAGGCAAGCAGCTATTAATTTGGTTCTTTTGGCCTATGGCTGAAGCTTTCGACTTCTTTGATCagttaaaatttcaaaactataggtcaactttttttttttttttgagacggagtctcgctgtttcacccaggctggagtgcagtggcgcaatctcggctcactgcaagctccaccacccaggttcacgccattctcctgcctcagcctcccgagtagctgggactacagacgcccaccacctcgcctggctaattttttgtatttttagtagagacggggtttcaccgtgttagccaggatggtctcgatctcctgacctcatgatccgcccgcctcagcctcccaaagtgctgggattacaggtgtgagccaccgcgcccggccaactataggtcaacttttaatttttaccaaATAAAGACATTAAGCTATcaccatgattttttaaaatgtcaggtcTTTTTAACACTAAATATAGGACACAATCTCATATTAAATATAGTTGGGAAATTTAcacctatataaaaatatatggttAATAACATATACATAACACAGATTAATACCACAAAGCCCTTTTTCCATTGCTGTATAAAGGAGAATAATTTTTCACAGTCTAATAAGGATTAGAGTTTGGGAAACTGATTGAGGAGTTGATTGAAGCAGGAGGGCTTGGAAGTTCCCAGTGAATGAATGCAGACATCCATGGGCGCAATCAAGCGCCCTTAGATTGGGACTTTCCAAGAACCCAGGCAGATAACTGCACAGAATAACCACAAAGGATGGACAGCATCTTAGCTATCGAAGTGTTTCTACTGTGGCACTTATGTTTTCTATCTCCTCTCTTTCCTGTGGGCTATTACTTGCTGTATCTTTTCCAAAAGGTCAAGATCGTAAATAATCTGTGTCATTTGTTGACCAATATCACAAAAGAATGGCAAAGTACCTTTATCCTGTGAACCCTGCCCTGACTTTCCTTGATGATCTAGCTCCTTGTACATAATCTTTATATAATAGTTAGTTCACTGACATTATTATTTGATTACAGGTCTGTCTTTTTCAATAGGCTGGAATCCCTAAAGAATAGGAACATACTCTTCTTATCTTTgtctatttatttctttgctttcagtCCAGCATATGAAACTATCATGCCATATTAATaacttatgaaaatataaaagagtaagctgggtgcagtggctcatgcctgtaatcccagcactttgggaggccaaggagggtggatcacccgaggtcaggagttccacaccagcctgaccaacatggagaaaccccatctctactaaaaatacaaaattagccaggcgtggtggtgcatacctgttaatcccagctactcgggaggctgagggcggagaatcgcttgaacctgggaggcagaggttgtgatgagccgagatcacaccattgcactccagcctgggcaccaagagcaaaactccgtctcaaaaaaaaaatatatgtatatatacacatatatatatgtatgtatatatacacatatatatgtgtatgtatatatacacatatatatatatacacatatatatgtatatatatacacacacatatatatacacatatatatatacacacatatatatacatatatatatacacacatatatatatatacacagaatacTCAAACTTATAATTAACATCAcaatttatgtatgtgtgtgtgtgtgtatgtgtgtgtatggtctTACATGGATATAATTAGCTTACCTGGCATCTCTTTTGGACCACCCCAACTGATTTGCACGAACTGCAACTTCTTGGTTAAGATGCCTGgcaatagtttttatttctggctgcaaattttccacctagctaaaaaatagtttttgttatGAGCACATAAAGGATCTTTATTCATAATGACTCATAATCTTTCACATTATTCCCTcgagtcatttaaaaatgtagtttacTGATCATGTCAAGAAACCTTAAGTCTAAGCACAAGatgttaatttgcttaaaatGTCCTCAGTCACAACCAAATTCACAATGCATACTTATCCATGTGATTCTGTGCAAGTAACTTAACCTCCAAAATCATGTTcccacatatataaaatatataacagcaCCTACTTCACAGGGTTAGAAGTATTAGATAAGAACTGCACCCTGGGCTTTACTGTTCCATCTCTAGATTTCCTAGTAACGTAAGCGGAGAAAACAGCAGTTTGTTAAGAACCTTTAATACACTGTGATAgccacaaattaaaaataaaaatagcatttattccTGCCCTGTGTTCATTCTTCCTGTAAAATGGCTCATTGCCTTAATGTTGCTGCTGATTCCGTTCCTGTTTTGCtttcggttttttttttccccatgctCACAACCTGAAAACATGAAAGCCACTATTTTTGAAATATCCCATTTGAATAATCAAGCACTTTAACCCGTATTATCTGACTTGCTCTGATAACGTTGTGAAGTAGGCAAGGAAGGTACTGCTATCCTGATTCCTCAGAAAAAAGGATTCAGCATTAAAAGGTCACGTAACTGCCACCAACCAGACACAGTCTTAGTCGGGCCTGGAGAGGAATCAAGTTCGCAAACTGTTAGTCTAGTAGTTTCTTCCGAATAATAAAGACCAGCTGGAATACTTTGGGACGAAAGACAATGCAGACATACTGGCTGTTAAAACTTTTAAGACATAAATTTTATAGGTTTCACCAACACAATTTCTTCTGCGACTGATTTGTCTCCGTTCCCCGAGAGCAAGTATAGTAACCACTTGTGCTTGGAGCACAAATCCAGTAAGACAAACGAAATGACAGGTACATGTGTCACAAAGTATTTAACACACCTAAtgctagttaattttttttttttgacgctAAAATGGTCACAATGAAATGGTCACGATCATTAAACACTAAGCACTGCAGCAGGCAATATCGTGGGATCGAAAACCCTGAGTGAATGTCGGCCTTCCTCCGCCGCAGGGGTTGCAGCGCAGGGTACGCGCACGGCTCAGCGCCCCTCACCTTGGCCAGGATGTAGTGCTGGTAGGCGGCCAAAGGCAGCGTGACAGCACCCCGTAAGGCCACGGTGGAGAGCAGAATGCTGCCCCACCAGGGCAGGCCCGTGGCTGCGTGCACGCCGAGCAGTACTTCCTCCGCAACCCGCACAGGCGAAGACGCGGCCAGGGCCTCGTACCAGCCGTTCGCATGTACTGCAGAGACTGGTGCCACTGCCCACACTGGGAGAGTGGGGCGCTTGGCGCCGCTCGTAGGAACCGGCGCAAGCGGCGGGTCCCTAGCCCAAAGCTGCAGGGCAGGGAGCCGCCGCAGCCACCGACCGCCGAGCCGGCACAGCATTTCTGTACCACGGCGGAGCCCAGACCCCGGGCCTCACAATCCAGCGGACATACACCGGCCAGCCAAGGCTGATACGCGCACGCGCCAGCAACAACCGGCATAAGGCGCATGCGCGCCCGCCTGCAGCCGCGATTGACCTTCCCAGTGAAGCCGGTGACGTCTTGCGTCGCAGTGGATGTGACGCAAGAGATAGGAAAGTCCCGCCTTTCCCACGCGGCACTGGGCAGACCTACTGCGCACAAGCGAAACTTTCCCGCTACTGGGGTGTAGTTACTCCGAGGCCGGACCAAAACTGCAGACACATGGGTGGAGCCTGCTACCCTCCGCCGGGCTGGTTGTTCTTTAGGGAGCTCTCGCCTTGTAAAGTTCATCTTCACCGTGTAACTTACCATTCTTTTTCACTAAAGCTAATAGTCATTTGTAGTGGAATTATCCTTGCTCGGTGTTTTTTGTGACCAGAAGCTAATCCCCAACCTCTTTACGTGCACTTGATTGCTTCCGCTAGCGATTACGATAGATTATAATACTCAAGAGTCACACGTTGCTAAAGTGCCTGCTTGTAGACAGACGCATGTTTCCTGCTGACCCTGAGTGTTAAGCACGAGGGATAGTTCAGTCTCTTGTAGATTTAATTGGCCCATCTGTTCCAGTTACTATTTTGAACATCACCTGCAAACTGAATTTCTTCGATGTTTTGTCTTCCATGATAAATAGCAGC comes from Nomascus leucogenys isolate Asia chromosome 9, Asia_NLE_v1, whole genome shotgun sequence and encodes:
- the LOC100582948 gene encoding cytochrome c oxidase assembly protein COX18, mitochondrial isoform X4, whose product is MLCRLGGRWLRRLPALQLWARDPPLAPVPTSGAKRPTLPVWAVAPVSAVHANGWYEALAASSPVRVAEEVLLGVHAATGLPWWGSILLSTVALRGAVTLPLAAYQHYILAKVENLQPEIKTIARHLNQEVAVRANQLGWSKRDARLTYLKNMRRLISELYVRDNCHPFKATVLVWIQLPMWIFMSFALRNLSTGAAHSEGFSVQEQLATGGILWFPDLTVPDSTWILPISVGVINLLIVEICALQKIGMSRFQTYITYFVRAMSVLMIPIAATVPSSIVLYWLCSSFVGLSQNLLLRSPGFRQLCRIPSTKSDSETPYKDIFTAFNAKFISRK
- the LOC100582948 gene encoding cytochrome c oxidase assembly protein COX18, mitochondrial isoform X3 → MLCRLGGRWLRRLPALQLWARDPPLAPVPTSGAKRPTLPVWAVAPVSAVHANGWYEALAASSPVRVAEEVLLGVHAATGLPWWGSILLSTVALRGAVTLPLAAYQHYILAKVENLQPEIKTIARHLNQEVAVRANQLGWSKRDARLTYLKNMRRLISELYVRDNCHPFKATVLVWIQLPMWIFMSFALRNLSTGAAHSEAGFSVQEQLATGGILWFPDLTVPDSTWILPISVGVINLLIVEICALQKIGMSRFQTYITYFVRAMSVLMIPIAATVPSSIVLYWLCSSFVGLSQNLLLRSPGFRQLCRIPSTKSDSETPYKDIFTAFNAKFISRK
- the LOC100582948 gene encoding cytochrome c oxidase assembly protein COX18, mitochondrial isoform X1 produces the protein MRLMPVVAGACAYQPWLAGVCPLDCEARGLGSAVVQKCCAGSAVGGCGGSLPCSFGLGTRRLRRFLRAAPSAPLSQCGQWHQSLQYMRTAGTRPWPRLRLCGLRRKYCSACTQPRACPGGAAFCSPPWPYGVLSRCLWPPTSTTSWPRLTYLKNMRRLISELYVRDNCHPFKATVLVWIQLPMWIFMSFALRNLSTGAAHSEAGFSVQEQLATGGILWFPDLTVPDSTWILPISVGVINLLIVEICALQKIGMSRFQTYITYFVRAMSVLMIPIAATVPSSIVLYWLCSSFVGLSQNLLLRSPGFRQLCRIPSTKSDSETPYKDIFTAFNAKFISRK
- the LOC100582948 gene encoding uncharacterized protein LOC100582948 isoform X5; the encoded protein is MRLMPVVAGACAYQPWLAGVCPLDCEARGLGSAVVQKCCAGSAVGGCGGSLPCSFGLGTRRLRRFLRAAPSAPLSQCGQWHQSLQYMRTAGTRPWPRLRLCGLRRKYCSACTQPRACPGGAAFCSPPWPYGVLSRCLWPPTSTTSWPRLTYLKNMRRLISELYVRDNCHPFKATVLVWIQLPMWIFMSFALRNLSTGAAHSEAGFSVQEQLATGGILWFPDLTVPDSTWILPISVGVINLLIVEICALQKIGMSRFQTYITYFVRAMSVLMIPIAATVPSVINCSLLVMLQLRGPFTEFAAAFSWISPTLPNTIDQVRFRNSL
- the LOC100582948 gene encoding cytochrome c oxidase assembly protein COX18, mitochondrial isoform X2; this encodes MRLMPVVAGACAYQPWLAGVCPLDCEARGLGSAVVQKCCAGSAVGGCGGSLPCSFGLGTRRLRRFLRAAPSAPLSQCGQWHQSLQYMRTAGTRPWPRLRLCGLRRKYCSACTQPRACPGGAAFCSPPWPYGVLSRCLWPPTSTTSWPRLTYLKNMRRLISELYVRDNCHPFKATVLVWIQLPMWIFMSFALRNLSTGAAHSEGFSVQEQLATGGILWFPDLTVPDSTWILPISVGVINLLIVEICALQKIGMSRFQTYITYFVRAMSVLMIPIAATVPSSIVLYWLCSSFVGLSQNLLLRSPGFRQLCRIPSTKSDSETPYKDIFTAFNAKFISRK